A genomic stretch from Acidobacteriota bacterium includes:
- a CDS encoding UDP-N-acetylmuramate--L-alanine ligase yields MFKKYQHIHFVGIGGIGMSGIAEVLLNLGYQISGSDAKKSAITDRLEKLGAKVFEGHDAANISDAQVVVTSTAVRPDNPEVVEAVRKQVPVIPRAEMLAELMRLKYGIAIAGSHGKTTTTSMVATVLDRAGVDPTIVVGGRVNTLGSNAKLGRGDFMVVEADESDKSFLKLSPTIAVVTNIDLEHLDFYSGIEEIRDHFVQFVNKVPFYGSVIICLDDPNIQMIIPQITRRVITYGMRAHAEIAASDVQISRENFGSSFAVRRRGEELGRIKLNVPGEHNVCNALACVAVALDLEVDFAKIAEGLEAFTGAGRRFEIKGLVPDDGKGILVVDDYGHHPTEIRATLAAAKTSGRRLVVLFQPHRYTRTAALREEFARSFYDADVVLLADIYAASEDSIPGVTSQALAEEIEKFGHRNVRYLGSIENGAQALLEAAQPGDLVLTLGAGNVWRAGEEFLAAEQAT; encoded by the coding sequence ATGTTCAAAAAATATCAGCACATTCATTTTGTAGGCATCGGCGGCATCGGCATGAGCGGCATCGCCGAAGTCTTGTTGAATCTCGGTTATCAGATTTCAGGTTCGGACGCGAAAAAGTCTGCCATTACAGATCGGCTGGAAAAGCTCGGCGCAAAAGTGTTCGAAGGGCATGACGCGGCGAATATCAGCGATGCGCAGGTTGTTGTTACTTCAACCGCTGTGCGCCCGGACAATCCGGAAGTTGTCGAAGCTGTCCGCAAACAAGTTCCAGTCATTCCGCGTGCTGAAATGCTGGCGGAATTGATGCGGTTAAAATACGGAATTGCTATCGCCGGTTCACACGGCAAAACGACGACGACTTCGATGGTGGCGACGGTGCTGGATCGCGCCGGCGTTGACCCGACGATTGTCGTTGGCGGACGCGTCAACACGCTGGGCAGCAACGCCAAACTTGGACGCGGAGATTTCATGGTGGTCGAAGCCGATGAAAGCGACAAAAGCTTTTTGAAACTGTCGCCGACCATCGCCGTGGTGACGAACATTGACCTGGAGCATTTGGATTTTTATTCCGGCATCGAGGAAATTCGCGATCACTTCGTCCAGTTCGTCAATAAGGTGCCATTTTACGGTTCGGTGATCATCTGCCTGGATGACCCGAACATTCAGATGATCATTCCGCAAATCACGCGGCGGGTAATCACCTACGGCATGCGCGCGCACGCCGAAATCGCCGCCAGCGATGTGCAGATTTCGCGCGAAAATTTCGGATCCAGCTTCGCGGTTCGTCGTCGCGGAGAAGAGTTGGGGCGCATCAAGCTGAACGTGCCGGGAGAACACAACGTGTGCAACGCGCTCGCTTGCGTGGCCGTAGCGCTGGATTTGGAAGTTGATTTTGCGAAGATCGCGGAAGGATTGGAAGCGTTCACCGGAGCAGGTCGCCGATTTGAAATCAAAGGGCTGGTTCCCGACGACGGCAAAGGAATCTTGGTGGTGGACGATTACGGTCATCACCCGACAGAAATCCGCGCGACGCTTGCTGCCGCCAAAACCAGTGGCCGACGCTTGGTGGTTTTGTTCCAACCGCATCGGTACACGCGCACCGCGGCGTTGCGCGAAGAATTCGCCCGGTCGTTTTATGACGCTGATGTTGTGCTGCTCGCGGACATTTACGCCGCCAGCGAAGACTCGATTCCGGGCGTGACATCCCAGGCGTTGGCCGAAGAGATTGAAAAATTTGGTCACCGCAATGTGCGTTACCTCGGCTCGATTGAAAACGGCGCGCAGGCTTTATTGGAAGCGGCACAGCCCGGCGATCTGGTATTGACGCTTGGGGCGGGCAATGTTTGGCGTGCGGGAGAAGAATTCCTGGCGGCCGAGCAAGCAACGTAA
- a CDS encoding FtsQ-type POTRA domain-containing protein has translation MARQNQTERLGSGSDYAERHKPRRRTSKTRRPDDSSVNPLQRGVVATPRRRPRQQRLPYDGVTTSNVTTRRRALTRYIPEGFGPRLVKVSAALLFIALLFGGLIFALYLFGGSRFFALRSVELEGNRRVSDADVRMMIDRVTAEGVWRAKLKDIRDELKKNELIEDVEVTRVLPDKFHVVIKEREPFALARRGDRLVCVDRNGIMFGDASLLKGQNVPPVVSGLIDSGENILEENRRRLMTYQQLLGDLDSSEPKLSPRIDEVIFDDELNISLVLKDSRIVVRIGKEDFRTRLNAALDVLDAIRRKDAQALQVLRIEDAERLLSSNNRVAYLNATIPKRVIVGLAD, from the coding sequence ATGGCAAGACAGAATCAAACAGAACGGCTCGGTTCCGGCAGCGATTACGCTGAACGGCACAAACCTCGCCGTCGCACATCCAAAACCCGTCGGCCCGATGACAGCAGCGTAAACCCGCTGCAACGTGGAGTTGTCGCAACCCCACGGCGCAGGCCGAGGCAACAGCGATTGCCTTACGACGGCGTGACGACGAGCAATGTGACGACGCGACGCCGCGCGCTGACCCGATACATTCCGGAAGGTTTTGGACCCCGATTGGTCAAGGTCAGCGCCGCTTTGCTTTTCATCGCGCTGTTGTTTGGCGGGCTGATTTTTGCCTTGTACCTGTTTGGCGGATCGCGCTTCTTTGCTTTGCGCTCTGTCGAATTGGAAGGCAACAGGCGCGTCAGCGACGCCGATGTCAGGATGATGATTGATCGTGTCACGGCGGAAGGCGTATGGCGCGCAAAGCTGAAGGACATTCGCGACGAACTGAAGAAAAACGAGTTGATCGAAGATGTCGAAGTGACTCGCGTGTTGCCGGACAAGTTTCACGTGGTTATCAAGGAGCGCGAACCCTTTGCGCTCGCTCGGCGAGGCGACCGACTGGTTTGCGTTGATCGCAACGGAATCATGTTTGGCGATGCGTCTTTGCTGAAAGGCCAAAACGTTCCGCCGGTCGTTTCCGGATTGATTGACAGCGGCGAAAACATCCTGGAAGAAAACCGCAGGCGGTTGATGACTTACCAGCAGTTGCTCGGCGATTTGGACAGCTCCGAACCAAAACTTTCGCCGCGGATAGACGAAGTAATTTTTGACGACGAGTTGAACATCAGCCTGGTGCTGAAAGATTCGCGAATCGTCGTGAGAATCGGCAAGGAAGATTTTCGAACCAGGCTCAATGCCGCGCTGGACGTGCTGGACGCAATTCGTCGCAAAGACGCGCAGGCATTGCAGGTT